GACGCCGCGATCCTGGCGGCCTACCGCGAGCACTTCGGCGTCGAACTCCCCCGCGTGCCTACCCGGCCTTGACCATGGTGGCGTTCGCGCCGACCACGGGCCCCGCGCCGAGCTGGTGGTAGACCCAGAACAACTCCGGCCTCGATCCTGTCGCCTCCACCGGCATCAACCCGATCGTGCCGCGTTTGACGCAGGCCCGCACCGGCTCGGCGACGATCTCCTCGGTCAGCACGACGGCCGAGCGGTCGGCCTTCGCCAGGGTCAGCTCACCCCGGCACTCCAGTCCTGGGTAGACGATCTCGCCGACCTTGTCGCCGACCCGGCCGCCGCGCAGCGTCATCGTCGCCGTGTACTTCGCGGTCGTCGTGGGCTGGTTGACGTACCCGAGCGACCGCCACACCCCCGCGAAGGAGTCGGGCAGCAGTCCCCCGGGCTCGTCGCAGCGCTTGGCCTTCCACGGCTCACCCGCTCCGCGCACGGGGCTCGGCCCGGGTGGGCCGGTGCGCTCCTTGCTCAGCGCGACGCCCGGCCTGCCCACCGAACCCCAGCCTCCGGCGTAGCCCCACCACGCCTCGACCTCGACCCAGCGCAGGTCGGTCAGGGTGTCCAGCCGCCTGCCCTGGTCGGTCTGGTCCAGCATCCACCCGTGCGTCCCGGTCGTCGGGTAGGAGGCGTGCGTGCCCTTCGCCGAGTACCCCACCGGCCTGCCGTCGGTCTTCTCGACCTTCGACCACTCCAGGCTGCACTGCGAGCCGTGCCCGTTGAAGACGAGCATCGTCGGCGTGTCCCGCAGGTCGGTGATCAGCGTGACGCGCTCCCAGTCCCCTTCGTGGTCACCGTCCAGCCCGATCACCGAGCCGGGCACCGGGATGACGTCCTCCACGTTCCGCGCGTTGTTCCACGCGTGGAAACGCCAGTACGTGTAGACGCGCACGCCGGCGCCTTCGGGGCTGTGCACCTGCCAGTACGTCGGCGCACCGTCGCCGGTCTGCCGCCGCAGCGAGTCCTCGCCGTCGAGGTAGAACCCTTCGGCACCGAGCTTTTCGTTGCGGCGCGGAGCACTCGGGTCGGTCGACCTGATCGGCTCGCCCTCGAAGTCGCAGCGCGGGAAGCCGCTCTTCACGCGGTGCGCGTACGGCTGCGTCCTGCCGGTGAGCACGTCCATGTCCGGAGGGGCGGCGATGTCGGAGTCCGGACAGCCGTCGTCGTGCGCCCACTTGAGCTTCGCCGTGGACACGAACCGCCCCGCGTCCATGGGGCCGTGGTCCTCGCCCTTCGCGAACCAGATGAACGGCGCGTACTTCTCCGCCGTGGCCTTCCGCGCGGCGTCTGGAGCGCGCACGGGCGCGGCGCTCGACGGCTCAGCAGGCAGACCGACGACCGGCTTCTCCTCGCACCCCGCCACCAGCAGCAGCACCGCGCAGACGCCGCCCACCCGCCTGATCCTCATGGGCTGGGAGTATTTCACCCGAGTTCCTTGCCGTTTCGGGCAAAGGCTGGATCGACCGCGAGACGCGTGGTAGGGAACGTGCGGTGACGAAGGAGTCGGCATGAACGGCGCCCGGCCGGTCGGGGTGATCGGCGCGGGCACGATGGGTGCGGGAGTCGCGCAGTGCCTCGCGGAGGCGGGGCGCGAGGTGATCGTGGTCGATCCGGTGCCGGGGGCGCTGACGAGCGGGCT
The window above is part of the Allokutzneria albata genome. Proteins encoded here:
- a CDS encoding Vps62-related protein; the encoded protein is MRIRRVGGVCAVLLLVAGCEEKPVVGLPAEPSSAAPVRAPDAARKATAEKYAPFIWFAKGEDHGPMDAGRFVSTAKLKWAHDDGCPDSDIAAPPDMDVLTGRTQPYAHRVKSGFPRCDFEGEPIRSTDPSAPRRNEKLGAEGFYLDGEDSLRRQTGDGAPTYWQVHSPEGAGVRVYTYWRFHAWNNARNVEDVIPVPGSVIGLDGDHEGDWERVTLITDLRDTPTMLVFNGHGSQCSLEWSKVEKTDGRPVGYSAKGTHASYPTTGTHGWMLDQTDQGRRLDTLTDLRWVEVEAWWGYAGGWGSVGRPGVALSKERTGPPGPSPVRGAGEPWKAKRCDEPGGLLPDSFAGVWRSLGYVNQPTTTAKYTATMTLRGGRVGDKVGEIVYPGLECRGELTLAKADRSAVVLTEEIVAEPVRACVKRGTIGLMPVEATGSRPELFWVYHQLGAGPVVGANATMVKAG